A window of Pseudophryne corroboree isolate aPseCor3 chromosome 12, aPseCor3.hap2, whole genome shotgun sequence contains these coding sequences:
- the NIT1 gene encoding deaminated glutathione amidase isoform X1 — MFTITLMYVGGFIYLQHPLQPTIRNMSAAQAPPRPLIAVCQMTSTSNKEKNLSTCSQLIREAASRSACMVFLPEACDYIGSNTEETLSLAEPLDGDLMQRYADLARECGVWLSLGGFHEKGASWDRDRRISNAHVILDDTGHVVSVYRKTHLFDVDLQSGVSLKESSFTIPGAELVAPVSTPAGKVGLAVCYDLRFPEMSLALSREGAEILTYPSAFTVTTGLAHWEVLLRSRAIENQCYVVAAAQTGAHNQRRTSFGHAMVVDPWGVVIAQCQDGVGLCYAEINLPYLHRVRQEMPVRCHRRADLYGDVTRETPG; from the exons ATGTTTACTATCACCCTAATGTATGTAGGAGGGTTCATATATCTCCAACACCCGCTGCAGCCCAc TATCAGGAACATGTCCGCCGCGCAGGCTCCTCCCAGGCCTCTGATCGCAGTCTGTCAGATGACTTCAACGTCCAACAAGGAGAAGAACTTGTCCACGTGCTCGCAGCTTATCCGGGAAGCCGCCTCTCGGAGCGCCTGTATGGTCTTCCTGCCGGAGGCTTGTGATTACATCGGCAGCAACACGGAGGAGACCCTCAGCCTGGCGGAGCCTCTAGACGGGGATCTTATGCAGCGATACGCAGACCTCGCCAG GGAATGCGGGGTCTGGCTGTCTCTCGGGGGCTTTCATGAGAAAGGAGCCAGCTGGGATAGGGATCGGAGGATCTCCAACGCTCACGTGATTCTAGATGATACAG GACACGTGGTATCTGTGTACCGTAAAACCCACCTGTTTGACGTGGACCTGCAGAGTGGGGTGTCCCTGAAGGAGAGCAGTTTTACTATCCCTGGAGCTGAGCTTGTTGCACCAGTCAGTACCCCAGCGGGAAAG GTTGGCCTTGCAGTTTGCTACGACCTGCGTTTTCCAGAGATGTCTTTGGCATTATCCCGGGAAGGAGCAGAGATTCTCACCTACCCCTCGGCCTTTACCGTCACTACAGGACTGGCACACTGGGAG GTGCTGCTGAGATCCCGCGCTATAGAGAACCAGTGTTACGTGGTGGCAGCGGCACAGACCGGCGCTCACAACCAGCGGAGGACTTCGTTCGGCCACGCCATGGTGGTAGATCCATGGGGCGTGGTCATAGCTCAGTGCCAGGATGGGGTGGGTCTGTGCTACGCCGAGATCAACTTGCCATATCTACACCGCGTGCGGCAGGAAATGCCAGTTCGGTGCCACCGGAGGGCTGATCTGTACGGCGATGTCACCAGAGAGACCCCAGGCTGA
- the NIT1 gene encoding deaminated glutathione amidase isoform X2, with protein sequence MTGGGRRLGSAVGVAAWRCIRNMSAAQAPPRPLIAVCQMTSTSNKEKNLSTCSQLIREAASRSACMVFLPEACDYIGSNTEETLSLAEPLDGDLMQRYADLARECGVWLSLGGFHEKGASWDRDRRISNAHVILDDTGHVVSVYRKTHLFDVDLQSGVSLKESSFTIPGAELVAPVSTPAGKVGLAVCYDLRFPEMSLALSREGAEILTYPSAFTVTTGLAHWEVLLRSRAIENQCYVVAAAQTGAHNQRRTSFGHAMVVDPWGVVIAQCQDGVGLCYAEINLPYLHRVRQEMPVRCHRRADLYGDVTRETPG encoded by the exons ATGACTGGCGGCGGGCGGCGGTTGGGAAGCGCGGTTGGCGTCGCCGCCTGGCGCTG TATCAGGAACATGTCCGCCGCGCAGGCTCCTCCCAGGCCTCTGATCGCAGTCTGTCAGATGACTTCAACGTCCAACAAGGAGAAGAACTTGTCCACGTGCTCGCAGCTTATCCGGGAAGCCGCCTCTCGGAGCGCCTGTATGGTCTTCCTGCCGGAGGCTTGTGATTACATCGGCAGCAACACGGAGGAGACCCTCAGCCTGGCGGAGCCTCTAGACGGGGATCTTATGCAGCGATACGCAGACCTCGCCAG GGAATGCGGGGTCTGGCTGTCTCTCGGGGGCTTTCATGAGAAAGGAGCCAGCTGGGATAGGGATCGGAGGATCTCCAACGCTCACGTGATTCTAGATGATACAG GACACGTGGTATCTGTGTACCGTAAAACCCACCTGTTTGACGTGGACCTGCAGAGTGGGGTGTCCCTGAAGGAGAGCAGTTTTACTATCCCTGGAGCTGAGCTTGTTGCACCAGTCAGTACCCCAGCGGGAAAG GTTGGCCTTGCAGTTTGCTACGACCTGCGTTTTCCAGAGATGTCTTTGGCATTATCCCGGGAAGGAGCAGAGATTCTCACCTACCCCTCGGCCTTTACCGTCACTACAGGACTGGCACACTGGGAG GTGCTGCTGAGATCCCGCGCTATAGAGAACCAGTGTTACGTGGTGGCAGCGGCACAGACCGGCGCTCACAACCAGCGGAGGACTTCGTTCGGCCACGCCATGGTGGTAGATCCATGGGGCGTGGTCATAGCTCAGTGCCAGGATGGGGTGGGTCTGTGCTACGCCGAGATCAACTTGCCATATCTACACCGCGTGCGGCAGGAAATGCCAGTTCGGTGCCACCGGAGGGCTGATCTGTACGGCGATGTCACCAGAGAGACCCCAGGCTGA
- the NIT1 gene encoding deaminated glutathione amidase isoform X3: MSAAQAPPRPLIAVCQMTSTSNKEKNLSTCSQLIREAASRSACMVFLPEACDYIGSNTEETLSLAEPLDGDLMQRYADLARECGVWLSLGGFHEKGASWDRDRRISNAHVILDDTGHVVSVYRKTHLFDVDLQSGVSLKESSFTIPGAELVAPVSTPAGKVGLAVCYDLRFPEMSLALSREGAEILTYPSAFTVTTGLAHWEVLLRSRAIENQCYVVAAAQTGAHNQRRTSFGHAMVVDPWGVVIAQCQDGVGLCYAEINLPYLHRVRQEMPVRCHRRADLYGDVTRETPG; encoded by the exons ATGTCCGCCGCGCAGGCTCCTCCCAGGCCTCTGATCGCAGTCTGTCAGATGACTTCAACGTCCAACAAGGAGAAGAACTTGTCCACGTGCTCGCAGCTTATCCGGGAAGCCGCCTCTCGGAGCGCCTGTATGGTCTTCCTGCCGGAGGCTTGTGATTACATCGGCAGCAACACGGAGGAGACCCTCAGCCTGGCGGAGCCTCTAGACGGGGATCTTATGCAGCGATACGCAGACCTCGCCAG GGAATGCGGGGTCTGGCTGTCTCTCGGGGGCTTTCATGAGAAAGGAGCCAGCTGGGATAGGGATCGGAGGATCTCCAACGCTCACGTGATTCTAGATGATACAG GACACGTGGTATCTGTGTACCGTAAAACCCACCTGTTTGACGTGGACCTGCAGAGTGGGGTGTCCCTGAAGGAGAGCAGTTTTACTATCCCTGGAGCTGAGCTTGTTGCACCAGTCAGTACCCCAGCGGGAAAG GTTGGCCTTGCAGTTTGCTACGACCTGCGTTTTCCAGAGATGTCTTTGGCATTATCCCGGGAAGGAGCAGAGATTCTCACCTACCCCTCGGCCTTTACCGTCACTACAGGACTGGCACACTGGGAG GTGCTGCTGAGATCCCGCGCTATAGAGAACCAGTGTTACGTGGTGGCAGCGGCACAGACCGGCGCTCACAACCAGCGGAGGACTTCGTTCGGCCACGCCATGGTGGTAGATCCATGGGGCGTGGTCATAGCTCAGTGCCAGGATGGGGTGGGTCTGTGCTACGCCGAGATCAACTTGCCATATCTACACCGCGTGCGGCAGGAAATGCCAGTTCGGTGCCACCGGAGGGCTGATCTGTACGGCGATGTCACCAGAGAGACCCCAGGCTGA